In a genomic window of Verrucomicrobiota bacterium:
- a CDS encoding phospholipase — protein sequence MIVIFVHGWSVRDTGTYGGLPRYLASQTGPDGKPFTVSNVYLGRYISFDDTVTLDDISRAFEQAIRDQLGKKLKSGERLACITHSTGGPVIRNWIDLYYRKSLGDCPLSHLVMLAPANHGSALAQLGKSRLSRMKFFVEGAEPGERVLDWLELGSGAAWTLNETWLDYDCVGNGLFPFVLVGQTIDRSFYDVLNSYTDEMGSDGVVRVAAANLNYSLLELVQDEAGDLKPKRVWRSKPTAFGILPKLAHSGDDIGIIRSVSSDGLRPAKVAKERGISRDHPTAQWVVQCLRVTTPANYAKVASNLAQLTEQTQQAERVEEHKTLFWTREFPNDHCAQVIVRLRDDRGQTLSDYDLYLTAGPRYSEQELPKGFFVDRQRNRRDPGKLTYYLNWDVIDRELRQPKLQGKFGFRIEARPKESPDALAFYRTLNFKSDLDALERALRPNETLMVDIEMKRMVDAAVFRISNDLTPGKISRTPLGKTVT from the coding sequence ATGATTGTCATATTTGTTCACGGCTGGAGCGTGCGCGACACCGGCACCTACGGCGGCCTGCCCCGCTACCTCGCCTCGCAAACCGGCCCGGACGGAAAACCTTTCACGGTGTCCAACGTGTACCTCGGCCGCTACATCAGCTTCGACGACACGGTCACGCTGGACGACATTTCGCGGGCGTTCGAGCAGGCCATCCGCGACCAACTCGGCAAGAAACTCAAATCCGGCGAACGCCTGGCTTGCATCACCCACTCGACCGGCGGACCGGTCATCCGCAACTGGATTGATTTGTATTACCGCAAGTCGCTTGGCGACTGTCCGCTCAGCCACCTTGTCATGCTGGCCCCGGCCAATCACGGCTCGGCGTTGGCGCAACTCGGCAAGAGCCGGCTGTCGCGCATGAAGTTCTTCGTCGAGGGCGCCGAGCCGGGCGAGCGCGTGCTCGACTGGCTTGAATTGGGCAGCGGAGCGGCCTGGACGTTGAACGAAACCTGGCTCGATTATGACTGCGTCGGGAACGGGCTTTTCCCCTTCGTGCTCGTCGGACAGACTATTGACCGCAGCTTCTACGACGTATTGAACAGCTACACAGATGAAATGGGTTCGGACGGAGTGGTGCGCGTTGCCGCCGCGAATCTCAATTACAGCCTGCTCGAACTCGTCCAGGATGAGGCCGGCGACCTCAAGCCCAAGCGCGTCTGGCGCTCCAAGCCCACGGCCTTCGGCATCCTGCCGAAACTGGCCCATTCGGGCGACGACATCGGCATCATCCGCAGCGTGTCGTCGGACGGCTTGCGCCCGGCGAAAGTGGCAAAGGAACGCGGCATTTCCCGCGACCATCCAACGGCGCAGTGGGTTGTCCAATGCCTGCGGGTGACGACGCCGGCAAACTACGCCAAGGTCGCGAGTAATCTGGCGCAATTGACGGAACAAACCCAGCAGGCCGAACGCGTCGAGGAACACAAGACGTTGTTCTGGACGCGCGAATTTCCAAACGACCACTGCGCCCAGGTGATCGTCCGGTTGCGGGATGATCGCGGCCAGACGCTGTCCGATTACGATTTATACCTGACCGCCGGCCCGCGCTACAGCGAACAGGAATTGCCGAAAGGGTTCTTCGTGGACCGCCAGCGCAACCGGCGCGATCCCGGCAAACTGACATATTATTTGAACTGGGACGTGATAGATCGCGAACTGCGCCAGCCCAAACTTCAAGGTAAGTTCGGTTTCCGCATCGAGGCGCGTCCGAAGGAATCCCCGGATGCCCTGGCTTTCTACCGCACGCTGAATTTCAAGTCAGACCTCGATGCCCTCGAACGCGCGTTGCGGCCAAACGAGACGTTGATGGTGGACATCGAAATGAAACGGATGGTGGACGCCGCCGTGTTCCGCATCAGCAACGACCTTACACCCGGCAAGATCAGTCGGACTCCGCTGGGCAAGACGGTGACCTGA
- a CDS encoding neutral/alkaline non-lysosomal ceramidase N-terminal domain-containing protein has protein sequence MTHPCSITAALCLAFLLSAVPAKALEVGVASCDITPDVKGHTVPMAGYGARKGQPSTGVHDPLHAKILLLRDGRQSMALVTCDLRSVTPQLKHQTLRKISDLGLTPDTLFLCGSHTHDGPSIFPEKFWELQFGKCDPAVVDAMSGAIAGGLHAAAKNLAPARVGFGSERLEGFTHNRRWGYDNEARKAAGETPAINPILSVLRVDGNDGKCRALLVHFATHPTILGASNMLMSAEWPGVLQQSLESAFPGAVALYCNGAEGDQSPAGAQGADEFARVKDFGTRLAQRAQTVAQRVKTKPNQPIGIVRITPDLPPIEFSPGARNGAYKSYEPLALEALPKQAEIQVLRIGDTALAGLPGEPICEVGMATQKQVAAAGFKNVLAIGLANDYLGYIVNEKEYPHAGYEVDTRSYYGPGLGSLLASKAGEAAAKLSR, from the coding sequence ATGACTCATCCCTGCTCCATTACCGCCGCCCTCTGTCTCGCGTTCCTTTTGTCCGCCGTCCCGGCTAAAGCGCTAGAGGTCGGCGTGGCCAGTTGCGACATTACGCCGGACGTGAAGGGACACACGGTGCCCATGGCCGGTTACGGCGCGCGCAAGGGTCAACCCTCCACAGGTGTGCACGACCCATTGCACGCGAAAATTCTTTTGCTGCGCGATGGCAGGCAGTCGATGGCGTTGGTTACGTGCGATCTCCGGTCCGTTACGCCTCAGCTCAAGCACCAAACTCTCCGGAAAATATCCGATCTCGGCCTCACACCGGACACTCTTTTCCTGTGTGGTTCACATACCCATGACGGCCCATCGATTTTTCCTGAGAAGTTTTGGGAACTGCAATTCGGCAAGTGCGACCCCGCGGTCGTTGACGCCATGAGCGGCGCCATTGCGGGCGGACTGCACGCCGCCGCCAAGAACCTGGCGCCGGCACGCGTGGGTTTTGGTTCTGAACGACTGGAAGGGTTTACGCATAACCGACGTTGGGGGTACGACAACGAAGCCCGTAAGGCCGCCGGCGAAACGCCCGCGATAAACCCAATTCTGTCCGTGCTGCGTGTGGACGGCAACGATGGCAAGTGCCGTGCATTGCTGGTCCACTTCGCCACGCACCCGACAATTCTGGGCGCGTCGAACATGCTGATGTCCGCCGAATGGCCCGGCGTCTTGCAGCAGTCACTTGAGAGCGCGTTCCCCGGCGCGGTGGCGCTTTACTGCAACGGTGCCGAAGGTGACCAATCGCCCGCCGGCGCCCAGGGCGCGGACGAGTTTGCGCGGGTCAAGGATTTTGGGACGCGTCTCGCCCAGCGCGCGCAAACGGTCGCGCAGAGGGTCAAAACCAAACCGAACCAACCCATCGGCATCGTGCGGATCACGCCGGACCTGCCGCCCATCGAGTTCAGTCCCGGCGCCCGGAACGGAGCTTACAAATCTTACGAGCCGCTCGCGCTGGAGGCGCTTCCCAAGCAGGCCGAAATTCAGGTGCTTCGAATTGGCGATACGGCATTGGCCGGCCTGCCCGGCGAACCGATCTGCGAAGTCGGCATGGCCACGCAGAAACAGGTCGCGGCCGCCGGATTCAAAAATGTTCTGGCCATCGGACTGGCAAATGATTACCTCGGTTACATCGTCAACGAGAAGGAATATCCCCATGCCGGCTACGAAGTGGACACCCGCTCCTACTACGGCCCTGGACTGGGCAGCTTGCTCGCCTCCAAAGCCGGCGAAGCCGCGGCGAAACTGTCTCGTTAG
- a CDS encoding TetR/AcrR family transcriptional regulator, with product MRGALPTKTRKLKGTARDPARTQERILVAALHEFAARGFAGARVDCIARRARINKRMLYHYFGDKDGLFREVLRRKIAQRAAWVSSSPDDPGESLPYWFDLARQDIDWIRLLEWEALQVGNGRVMDEEARRKASAVAVDNISRRQGSGHLSGELDPRHLLLAMISLTTYALAFPQVARLITGLSPDSPKFCKERTEFLRRLGATLRPVNCSAHRNSNPGN from the coding sequence ATGCGCGGCGCACTCCCAACCAAGACCCGGAAGCTCAAGGGAACGGCGCGCGATCCCGCGCGCACGCAGGAGCGAATCCTGGTCGCGGCCTTGCACGAATTCGCGGCCCGCGGTTTTGCCGGAGCGCGGGTGGATTGCATTGCCCGCCGGGCCAGGATCAACAAGCGGATGCTCTACCATTACTTCGGCGACAAGGATGGTTTGTTTCGCGAGGTGTTGCGACGGAAAATCGCGCAACGGGCTGCCTGGGTGTCCTCGTCGCCGGACGACCCCGGCGAGAGTCTTCCCTACTGGTTTGATTTGGCGCGGCAGGACATCGACTGGATCCGGCTGCTCGAATGGGAGGCATTGCAGGTTGGCAATGGCAGGGTGATGGATGAAGAGGCGCGCCGCAAGGCGAGTGCTGTGGCCGTGGACAACATTTCCCGTCGCCAGGGAAGCGGTCATCTCTCGGGCGAACTGGATCCGCGTCATTTGTTGCTGGCGATGATTTCGCTGACGACTTACGCGCTTGCGTTTCCTCAAGTGGCGCGATTGATCACCGGCCTGTCGCCGGACAGTCCGAAGTTTTGCAAAGAGCGGACGGAATTCCTTCGCCGGCTCGGCGCGACTCTTCGTCCGGTGAATTGTTCCGCTCATCGGAACAGCAATCCAGGCAACTAG
- a CDS encoding efflux RND transporter periplasmic adaptor subunit: MKPNKFSNVQKGRFSARLGMRRQFFFRGLTLLLVSVVAFLSGCSPKLSPDAKQGGGQTRPPVPVLVAQAIETNVPVQLRAIGNVLPYSKVTIRSQITGQLKQVHFREGQEVKLGDPLFTIDPRPPQGALEQARANLARDQAMLENARIEFERQRKLFDSALISRDEFDKARANRDALEGTVLADQAAITGAALNVEFTSIRAPVDGVTGNLLVSPGNIVKAPDDAMLTVNQIHPIYVSFTVPEHFLPQIKKEMLEKTLKVEATFQKMSVPPQRGDLTFIDNAVDPTTGMIQLKATFPNENSALWPGQFVQVSLTLSEQPHVIVVPSQAIQNSQKGEFVFVVKLDQTVEMRTVVTGITRDGATVVEKELKAGETVVTDGQLRLVPGAKVNVKAPDAPVKTATAQTNSP, translated from the coding sequence ATGAAACCAAACAAGTTTTCCAATGTTCAAAAGGGCCGGTTCTCCGCTCGTTTAGGTATGCGGCGGCAGTTCTTCTTTCGTGGCCTTACGCTGTTGTTGGTGAGTGTTGTCGCGTTCCTCAGTGGCTGTTCACCCAAGCTATCGCCGGACGCGAAGCAGGGGGGCGGACAAACGCGACCGCCCGTGCCGGTGTTGGTCGCTCAGGCGATCGAGACCAACGTGCCGGTGCAGCTTCGCGCCATTGGCAATGTGCTGCCCTATTCCAAAGTGACCATCCGATCACAAATTACCGGCCAGTTGAAGCAAGTGCATTTTCGCGAAGGACAGGAAGTGAAGCTGGGCGACCCCCTGTTCACGATTGATCCGCGCCCGCCGCAGGGGGCGCTCGAACAGGCCAGGGCCAATCTGGCGCGTGACCAGGCAATGTTGGAAAACGCGCGCATTGAATTCGAGCGGCAGAGGAAATTGTTCGATTCGGCTTTGATCTCGCGAGACGAATTCGACAAGGCGCGCGCCAATCGCGACGCATTGGAGGGGACCGTGCTGGCCGACCAGGCGGCTATTACCGGCGCCGCATTGAATGTCGAGTTTACCTCCATTCGTGCACCGGTCGATGGCGTCACCGGCAATCTCCTTGTCAGTCCCGGCAACATCGTCAAAGCGCCGGATGACGCCATGCTGACGGTCAACCAGATTCATCCAATCTATGTGTCGTTTACCGTGCCGGAGCACTTCCTGCCGCAGATCAAAAAAGAGATGCTCGAGAAAACGCTCAAAGTGGAAGCGACGTTTCAAAAGATGAGTGTCCCGCCGCAGCGCGGAGACTTGACGTTTATCGACAACGCGGTTGATCCAACGACGGGCATGATTCAACTCAAGGCGACGTTTCCAAACGAGAACAGCGCGCTTTGGCCCGGTCAGTTTGTGCAAGTGTCGCTGACTTTGTCCGAGCAGCCGCATGTGATTGTTGTTCCCTCGCAGGCCATCCAGAATTCACAAAAGGGTGAGTTTGTTTTCGTGGTGAAGCTGGATCAGACGGTGGAAATGCGCACGGTCGTCACTGGCATCACCCGTGACGGTGCCACTGTGGTGGAAAAAGAATTGAAGGCCGGCGAAACCGTGGTGACGGACGGTCAATTGCGATTGGTGCCGGGCGCAAAGGTGAACGTCAAAGCGCCCGACGCGCCAGTCAAGACCGCTACTGCGCAAACCAACTCACCATGA